Proteins from a single region of Catenulispora acidiphila DSM 44928:
- the sigJ gene encoding RNA polymerase sigma factor SigJ: MSDAGQVAELDGARGALVGVRIDGGADFGGDVGDVKEGVGERVGDGADGLEEAVAVFTRVRPRLFGIAYRILSSVTEAEDLVQEVWVRWQTCDRKAVRDPAAFLATTAIRLAINELRSARVRREKYVGPWLPEPVETSADPYLGAERGEALQFAALLLMEKLTPNERAAYVLREAFDYSYPEIADVLGTTGAAVRQSVSRARKHMARERRVSAPAAAQRELLTKFIAAARDGDMAALEQLFAADVASVSDGNGRARVGRRPVVGASRVAKFLKAMSSWFWDGVEVLWVTTNGQTSALLRHDGALWGMITVSVSGEHIDQVLWMFNPEKITARSLPPGLVLDGGFAEVTKASP, from the coding sequence GTGAGTGATGCTGGTCAGGTCGCCGAGCTGGACGGCGCGCGGGGCGCCCTTGTAGGCGTCCGCATAGATGGCGGTGCTGATTTCGGTGGCGATGTCGGCGATGTCAAGGAGGGCGTCGGTGAGCGTGTGGGCGACGGTGCAGACGGCCTGGAGGAGGCTGTGGCGGTCTTCACCCGGGTGCGTCCGCGGCTGTTCGGAATCGCCTACCGCATCCTGAGCAGCGTTACCGAGGCTGAGGACCTGGTTCAGGAGGTCTGGGTGCGGTGGCAGACGTGCGACCGCAAGGCGGTGCGTGATCCGGCGGCGTTCCTGGCGACGACTGCGATCCGGCTGGCCATCAACGAGCTCCGGTCGGCGCGTGTTCGGCGGGAGAAGTACGTTGGGCCGTGGCTGCCCGAGCCTGTCGAGACCAGTGCCGATCCTTATCTCGGCGCCGAGCGTGGTGAGGCCTTGCAGTTCGCGGCTCTGCTGCTGATGGAGAAGCTCACTCCTAATGAACGCGCGGCGTATGTGCTGCGGGAAGCGTTCGATTATTCGTATCCGGAGATCGCCGACGTTCTGGGCACGACCGGCGCGGCGGTACGGCAGTCGGTCAGCAGAGCCCGTAAACACATGGCGCGCGAACGCCGCGTTTCCGCTCCTGCCGCCGCCCAAAGGGAGCTGCTGACCAAGTTCATTGCAGCGGCTCGTGACGGCGACATGGCAGCGCTGGAGCAGCTCTTCGCCGCAGACGTCGCCAGCGTGTCCGACGGCAACGGCCGCGCCCGCGTCGGCCGCCGCCCGGTGGTCGGGGCATCGCGTGTGGCGAAGTTTCTTAAGGCGATGTCGAGCTGGTTCTGGGACGGCGTCGAGGTGCTGTGGGTGACCACGAACGGACAGACCTCTGCCCTGCTTCGGCATGACGGCGCTCTGTGGGGAATGATCACGGTCAGCGTCTCCGGCGAGCACATCGATCAGGTGCTCTGGATGTTCAACCCGGAGAAGATCACCGCGAGGTCGCTGCCGCCGGGACTGGTGCTCGATGGCGGGTTCGCTGAGGTGACGAAGGCGAGCCCTTAA
- a CDS encoding SDR family oxidoreductase codes for MKIVVIGGTGLVGSNVVARLREHGHEAVPAAPNTGVNTLTGEGLAEALTGADVVVDVSNSPDFADDPVMHFFRTSTTNILEAEKKAGTAHHVALSVVGTDRLTDSGYFRAKEVQENLIKDSGQPYSIVHATQFFEFVGGIADEATHGDTVRVSNALIQPMASKDVAAAVAKIAAGTPTNSTTEVGGPEKFGVDEFVRTALTFRNDPRQVVTDPEAPYWGVHLEKETLIPAPDAQLAPTRLEDWLPLNPPPSK; via the coding sequence ATGAAAATCGTGGTCATCGGCGGTACGGGCCTGGTTGGATCGAACGTCGTCGCCAGGCTGCGCGAGCACGGCCACGAGGCCGTCCCCGCCGCGCCCAACACCGGCGTCAACACGCTGACCGGCGAAGGTCTGGCCGAGGCGCTGACCGGCGCCGACGTGGTGGTGGACGTCTCCAACTCCCCGGACTTCGCAGACGACCCGGTGATGCACTTCTTCCGCACCTCCACCACCAACATCCTGGAAGCCGAGAAGAAGGCCGGCACAGCCCACCACGTCGCGCTGTCCGTCGTCGGCACCGACCGCCTCACCGACAGCGGCTACTTCCGCGCCAAGGAAGTCCAGGAGAACCTGATCAAGGACTCCGGCCAGCCCTACTCGATCGTCCACGCCACCCAGTTCTTCGAATTCGTCGGCGGCATCGCCGACGAAGCCACCCACGGCGACACCGTCCGCGTCTCCAACGCCCTCATCCAGCCCATGGCCTCCAAAGACGTCGCCGCCGCCGTAGCCAAAATCGCCGCCGGCACCCCCACCAACAGCACCACCGAAGTCGGCGGCCCCGAAAAATTCGGCGTCGACGAATTCGTCCGCACAGCCCTCACCTTCCGCAACGACCCCCGCCAGGTAGTCACCGACCCCGAAGCCCCCTACTGGGGCGTCCACCTCGAGAAAGAAACCCTGATCCCCGCCCCCGACGCCCAACTCGCCCCCACCCGCCTCGAAGACTGGCTCCCCCTGAACCCCCCGCCCTCGAAGTAG
- a CDS encoding FxsB family cyclophane-forming radical SAM/SPASM peptide maturase, which produces MASAPPFRQFVLKVATRCDLACDHCYVYEAADTSWRHKPRFMTDEIVRRTAERIAEHATAHRLPAVALVLHGGEPLLLGPTRMRATLTTLRDVIESAGCAVDLRIHTNGVRLTSEYCDLFREHRVRVGVSLDGDRTATDRHRRFANGASSHMQALRAVALLRDDYPDIYAGVLCTIDIRNDPVAVYEAVRDARPPRADFLLPHATHSDPPVRANPEQAEYADWMLEVFDRWNAESRPFPIRSFTSVLDAFRGLPSGTESLGLDPVDLVVVEADGTLEQTDSLKAAYDGAPATGFTVAEHSFDEVSVHSGFEARRHGLADLCETCQRCPVVAVCGGGLRTHRYSAPSRTTPPVRPPDPFDNPSVYCRDLKELVTGIRTRTQTSVVARVPAQRSLGLSADVLHQLAHGYGDAKAVAHLNRFQRSLHILLLAKVFAAAEGNSGSLQELVDAAIAMLKTLDAGHKNALHDVLGHPYTSVWALRCLDDAQSGHANPEDFAHLASLAAAIAIRAVVDAEIEVPVRRGAVYLPTLGRLVVGADAGRSLTMRISGGDCDVFSAPGWQGVRRVALPSFAGGGIALEDTDPFRRCHHWEVAQRLPDSDATTWIRTVPAAWDLLARDHHSYAPGIAAGLSTIVPLAPSLSGRAVSSTARRAYGAIGVALPVAATGPKGPSASTLALLMIHEFQHAKLGAVLDMADLHDPHDTRLFEAPWRQDLRPLEGLLQGTYAHVGVTDFWRVRRFTALDSEEREHAEEEFALWFRHTLRATHVLAGSGSLTPLGLHFVEALRTTLEAWTSKV; this is translated from the coding sequence ATGGCCTCCGCGCCGCCGTTCCGGCAGTTCGTCTTGAAGGTCGCGACCCGCTGCGACCTCGCCTGCGATCACTGCTACGTCTACGAGGCCGCCGACACCTCCTGGCGTCATAAACCGCGCTTCATGACGGACGAGATCGTTCGGCGCACTGCGGAGCGGATCGCAGAGCACGCCACTGCGCATCGGCTCCCTGCCGTCGCGCTCGTACTACACGGCGGAGAACCGCTCCTCCTAGGGCCGACGCGTATGCGGGCGACGCTCACGACGCTGCGTGATGTCATCGAGAGTGCGGGCTGCGCTGTGGACCTCCGTATCCATACCAACGGAGTCCGGCTCACCAGTGAGTACTGCGACCTGTTCCGCGAACACCGCGTCCGTGTCGGCGTCTCTCTGGACGGGGACCGTACTGCGACCGACAGGCACCGGCGCTTCGCCAACGGAGCGTCCAGCCACATGCAGGCACTCCGTGCGGTCGCGCTACTGCGCGACGACTACCCGGACATATACGCGGGCGTCCTATGCACGATCGACATCCGTAACGACCCGGTGGCGGTCTACGAGGCAGTGCGCGATGCGCGTCCGCCGCGCGCCGACTTCCTCCTCCCTCACGCGACGCATAGCGATCCGCCAGTTAGAGCAAACCCCGAGCAGGCCGAATACGCAGACTGGATGCTCGAGGTCTTCGACCGGTGGAACGCCGAGAGCCGGCCCTTCCCGATCCGCTCGTTCACCTCGGTCCTGGACGCCTTCCGCGGTCTGCCAAGCGGGACGGAGTCGCTGGGCCTGGACCCGGTCGATCTCGTGGTGGTGGAAGCCGACGGGACGCTGGAACAAACGGACTCCCTGAAGGCGGCGTATGACGGCGCGCCTGCCACCGGCTTCACCGTCGCCGAGCATTCCTTCGACGAGGTGTCGGTGCATTCTGGCTTCGAGGCTCGCCGCCACGGGTTGGCCGATCTGTGTGAGACCTGTCAGCGCTGTCCTGTGGTCGCCGTATGTGGGGGCGGGCTACGCACGCATCGCTATAGCGCTCCCTCCCGGACGACTCCCCCGGTTCGTCCGCCTGATCCGTTCGACAATCCGAGCGTCTATTGCCGGGACCTCAAGGAACTGGTCACAGGAATCAGGACCCGGACCCAAACGTCGGTCGTCGCACGAGTTCCCGCGCAGCGCTCCCTAGGGCTGTCCGCAGATGTGTTGCACCAGTTGGCGCACGGATACGGCGACGCTAAGGCGGTCGCACACCTGAACCGCTTCCAGCGTTCGCTGCACATATTGCTGCTCGCCAAGGTGTTCGCCGCAGCAGAGGGCAACAGCGGGTCCCTTCAGGAACTCGTGGACGCTGCGATCGCCATGCTGAAGACGCTCGACGCCGGACATAAGAACGCCCTGCACGACGTTCTCGGGCATCCCTATACGTCGGTCTGGGCACTGCGCTGCCTGGACGACGCGCAGTCCGGCCATGCCAATCCGGAGGACTTCGCTCACCTGGCCTCGCTGGCGGCAGCGATCGCAATCCGTGCGGTCGTCGATGCCGAAATCGAGGTGCCGGTGCGCCGCGGCGCCGTCTATCTCCCCACTCTCGGACGCCTCGTAGTCGGCGCGGACGCGGGCCGATCCCTAACGATGCGTATCTCCGGGGGCGACTGCGACGTATTCAGCGCGCCGGGATGGCAAGGCGTCCGGCGTGTCGCGCTCCCGTCGTTCGCCGGAGGCGGAATCGCTCTGGAGGACACCGACCCCTTCCGCCGCTGCCATCACTGGGAGGTCGCGCAACGGCTGCCCGACAGTGACGCGACTACCTGGATACGTACTGTCCCCGCAGCTTGGGATCTCCTCGCACGGGACCATCACTCCTACGCTCCGGGCATCGCGGCCGGGCTGTCGACGATCGTGCCGCTGGCGCCGTCTCTATCCGGCCGCGCTGTCAGCTCTACTGCGCGCCGCGCATATGGCGCAATCGGTGTGGCTCTGCCTGTCGCGGCTACCGGTCCAAAGGGCCCATCCGCCTCCACGTTGGCGCTCCTGATGATCCACGAGTTCCAGCACGCGAAGCTCGGCGCGGTCCTGGACATGGCAGACCTGCACGACCCGCACGACACCCGCCTGTTCGAGGCTCCATGGCGACAGGACCTGCGCCCCTTAGAGGGACTGTTGCAGGGGACGTACGCACACGTCGGCGTCACCGACTTCTGGCGCGTCCGCCGCTTCACCGCACTCGATTCCGAGGAGCGCGAACACGCCGAGGAGGAGTTCGCACTGTGGTTCAGACACACCCTGCGCGCCACACATGTCCTCGCCGGCTCCGGCTCGCTGACACCGCTCGGTCTGCACTTCGTGGAGGCGCTGCGCACCACGTTGGAAGCTTGGACGTCCAAGGTCTGA
- a CDS encoding HAD family hydrolase yields the protein MTWIVFDYGEVIAHRPPASDFARLAEMAGAPAEEFAEGYWLFRDKFDRGMPALDYWQAVGAEARVTVGPDEAEALSAADVELWNTLDPQSVELVADLAAAGRRLALLSNAPIAHGAAFRTREWAAPFEHFVISGELGVAKPDAAIWQALLDQLRAPAREVFFLDDREVNVAAAREAGIRAFLWTGAGDARRHIAEFDAEFPPAAGY from the coding sequence ATGACATGGATCGTGTTCGACTACGGCGAGGTCATCGCCCACCGGCCGCCGGCTTCGGATTTCGCACGGCTGGCAGAGATGGCCGGCGCGCCGGCTGAGGAGTTCGCGGAGGGCTACTGGCTCTTCCGCGACAAGTTCGACCGGGGCATGCCCGCCCTCGACTACTGGCAGGCGGTCGGCGCCGAGGCCCGGGTCACGGTGGGTCCGGACGAGGCCGAGGCGCTGAGCGCGGCGGACGTCGAGCTGTGGAACACCCTCGACCCGCAGTCGGTGGAACTGGTGGCCGACCTCGCCGCGGCCGGGCGGCGGCTGGCGCTGTTGTCGAACGCGCCGATCGCGCACGGCGCGGCGTTCCGGACGCGGGAGTGGGCCGCGCCGTTCGAGCACTTCGTGATCTCCGGAGAGCTGGGCGTGGCCAAGCCGGACGCGGCGATCTGGCAGGCACTGCTGGACCAGCTGCGCGCGCCGGCGCGGGAAGTGTTCTTCCTGGACGACCGTGAGGTGAATGTCGCCGCGGCGCGGGAGGCCGGGATCCGGGCTTTCCTGTGGACCGGCGCCGGCGACGCGCGGCGGCACATCGCGGAATTCGACGCGGAATTCCCGCCGGCGGCCGGATACTGA
- the fxsT gene encoding FxSxx-COOH system tetratricopeptide repeat protein, translated as MSPDPDGTVITFYSYKGGTGRTMAMANVAWILAANGHRVLAVDWDLDSPGLHRFYHPFLPPSVLQSAGGVIDLIVDYAWQVHQHREDRPTDWHRQAAEVARHTVAVDWPFPGGGALDFLPAGRQNRDYASAMAPRGWDDFYEEMGGGQFFQAMREGMKAAYDYILIDSRTGLSDIADICTLQLPDVLVDCFALSDQNIDGALGVAQRVREHRLDRPLRILPVPMRVDEAEKVKADAGRALVASRFAGFPAGMDDERRSQYWASVEIPYRPFYAYEETLAVFGDTPGLPTSLLAAFERLTAEITVGRVTGLPAMEETRRQRVLEGFTRRQTTKVRPLIHYVAEDRMWADWVREILAQVEVTADLVGVGIAIANSDGVSEAGVPDGDRQVLAITSHSYLRSAEVHADLRRLGAGTLSAEGRSPQRITAVRVADVRLPAQYQANPPIDLARLSEPEAVETLLRAVDRNAYAQWRARSPDALPSARTHGPRFPGVDPRVWNLRGRNATFTGRDDVLEHVRDRLLHGSAAGSALPQALHGLGGVGKTQVALEYAHRFKGDYDLVWWLSADQPELIPTELARLARPLGLGPRADSGIAETAEAVLEALRRGDPVRRWLLVYDNADEPGAVRPFLPESRHGHVLITSRNPAWTQEAAPVEVEVFTRAESVEHLRRRVPGLAVEDAGALAVALGDLPLAVEQAAAWLTETGTPVGEYLAELDRQASAVLALNQPGDYPVPVATTWTISFEALRDRSPAAVRLLQLCSFLAPEPVSMALLRSDEMIQALIPHDEALRDRMMIGRVVREVGRFALARVDAASNTLQVHRLVQSVIRARMSEADQEQACHEVHRVLVGARPRAGDTDDPENWPRYDQIWAHLGPSRARLCAEGETLQLLIDRVRYLWKRGELGAALAFAEELAAVWTSRGRSPDKDPDLLSLRFQTANVLWSMGRFEEARAINAEVLRAQAAALGNDHRHTLMTAGGLAAALRGLGRFEEALALDEQTYARFAENFGVDFPQALSSANNLAISYRLVGEFSKAMEMDREVFARRREVLGAGHPYTLSSAGSLARDMIDAGRFTEAVELLRATLDMYRDVLGDDFAETLRTAKSLAVALRKSGRLAEAQELTQSTYERYLQRFGPRHPDTRACALNRAADLAAQDRDAEAVTISAECLATYEEELGEQHPYTLAAVNNLAVYERAAGAVTRARTHAERTLSGFDAALGASHPFTLAAAGNLANCLADDGELAAASSLEDRVLTGTRDRLGDDHVYTLTAEANHAATLRAAGRSMEAEVTTARCLDRLATLLGGEHPVCLRVRAGARIGRDLEAAAY; from the coding sequence ATGTCCCCTGATCCGGACGGCACCGTCATCACCTTCTACTCCTACAAGGGCGGCACCGGCCGCACCATGGCCATGGCGAACGTGGCGTGGATCCTGGCCGCGAACGGCCACCGGGTGCTGGCGGTGGACTGGGATCTGGACTCGCCGGGACTGCACCGCTTCTACCATCCGTTCCTGCCGCCGTCGGTGTTGCAGTCGGCCGGCGGGGTCATCGATCTGATCGTCGACTACGCCTGGCAGGTGCACCAGCATCGGGAGGACCGGCCGACGGACTGGCACCGGCAGGCCGCTGAAGTAGCCCGGCACACAGTGGCCGTGGACTGGCCGTTCCCCGGAGGCGGCGCCCTGGACTTCCTGCCGGCGGGCCGCCAGAACCGCGACTACGCCTCGGCAATGGCGCCGCGCGGATGGGACGACTTCTACGAGGAGATGGGCGGCGGCCAGTTCTTCCAAGCGATGCGCGAGGGGATGAAGGCGGCGTACGACTACATCCTCATCGACAGCCGCACCGGCTTGTCAGACATCGCCGACATCTGCACGCTCCAGCTGCCCGACGTGCTCGTGGACTGTTTCGCCCTCAGTGACCAGAACATCGACGGCGCGCTTGGGGTGGCGCAGCGAGTGCGGGAGCACCGTCTGGATCGCCCTCTACGCATCCTGCCTGTGCCGATGCGTGTCGATGAGGCGGAGAAGGTGAAGGCGGATGCCGGGCGTGCTTTAGTGGCGTCCCGGTTCGCCGGGTTCCCCGCCGGCATGGACGATGAGCGCCGGTCGCAGTACTGGGCCTCTGTAGAGATCCCCTATCGGCCCTTCTATGCGTATGAGGAGACCCTGGCGGTCTTCGGCGACACACCCGGACTACCGACCTCGCTGTTGGCTGCCTTCGAGCGGCTGACGGCGGAGATCACCGTGGGCCGTGTCACTGGTCTGCCCGCGATGGAGGAGACCCGGCGGCAGCGGGTTCTGGAGGGGTTCACCAGACGGCAGACCACGAAGGTCCGTCCTCTGATCCACTACGTCGCCGAGGATCGGATGTGGGCCGACTGGGTCCGGGAGATCCTGGCGCAAGTAGAGGTGACTGCGGACCTCGTCGGTGTGGGAATCGCTATAGCGAATTCCGACGGAGTGTCCGAGGCGGGAGTACCCGATGGGGACCGACAGGTTCTCGCCATCACGTCGCACTCGTATCTGCGTTCAGCCGAGGTGCACGCCGACCTCCGCCGCCTCGGCGCGGGAACGCTGTCGGCCGAGGGGCGGTCTCCGCAGCGCATCACCGCGGTTCGTGTCGCGGACGTCCGGCTGCCCGCGCAGTACCAAGCGAACCCGCCGATCGACTTGGCACGGCTCAGCGAGCCGGAGGCTGTGGAGACGCTACTGCGCGCCGTGGATCGGAACGCTTATGCGCAGTGGCGTGCCCGCTCCCCTGATGCGTTGCCCTCCGCGCGGACGCACGGACCGCGCTTCCCCGGCGTCGACCCGCGCGTCTGGAACCTGCGCGGCCGCAACGCCACCTTCACTGGACGCGACGACGTCCTCGAACACGTCCGCGATCGGCTACTGCACGGCTCGGCTGCGGGCTCCGCACTGCCACAGGCACTGCACGGTCTGGGAGGCGTCGGCAAGACCCAGGTCGCCCTGGAGTACGCGCACCGGTTCAAAGGCGACTACGACCTCGTGTGGTGGCTCTCTGCGGACCAGCCGGAGCTGATCCCCACGGAGCTCGCACGCTTGGCTCGCCCGCTGGGCTTGGGACCGCGCGCGGACAGCGGTATCGCCGAGACTGCGGAAGCTGTACTGGAGGCGCTGCGGCGCGGGGATCCGGTGCGCCGCTGGCTGCTGGTCTACGACAACGCCGACGAGCCCGGTGCGGTGCGTCCGTTCTTACCGGAGAGCCGGCACGGACATGTGCTGATCACATCGCGGAATCCGGCATGGACTCAGGAGGCGGCGCCGGTCGAGGTGGAGGTGTTCACGCGCGCCGAGAGCGTGGAGCACCTGCGGCGGCGAGTCCCTGGGCTGGCCGTGGAGGACGCTGGCGCGCTGGCCGTCGCGCTCGGCGACCTGCCGTTGGCAGTCGAGCAAGCGGCGGCATGGCTCACCGAAACCGGAACTCCGGTCGGCGAGTACCTGGCGGAGCTGGACCGGCAGGCGTCGGCAGTGCTGGCGCTGAATCAGCCCGGGGACTACCCGGTGCCTGTGGCGACGACGTGGACTATCTCCTTCGAGGCGCTGCGCGACCGCTCCCCAGCGGCAGTTCGGCTCCTGCAACTGTGTTCGTTCCTGGCGCCGGAGCCGGTGTCGATGGCGCTGCTGCGCTCGGACGAGATGATCCAGGCCCTGATCCCGCACGACGAGGCGCTGCGCGACCGGATGATGATCGGGCGCGTGGTCCGCGAGGTCGGGCGGTTCGCGCTGGCACGAGTGGACGCCGCCTCGAACACGCTGCAGGTGCACCGCCTGGTGCAGTCGGTGATCCGGGCCCGGATGAGCGAGGCGGACCAGGAGCAGGCATGCCACGAGGTGCACCGGGTGCTGGTCGGCGCGCGCCCCAGAGCCGGGGACACCGACGACCCGGAGAATTGGCCGCGCTATGACCAGATCTGGGCACACCTGGGACCGAGCCGGGCACGGCTGTGTGCCGAGGGCGAGACGCTGCAACTGCTGATCGACCGGGTCCGGTACCTGTGGAAGCGCGGGGAGCTGGGAGCGGCGCTGGCGTTCGCCGAGGAGCTGGCCGCCGTGTGGACGTCGCGGGGGCGATCGCCGGACAAGGATCCGGACCTACTGTCGCTGCGGTTCCAGACCGCGAACGTGCTCTGGTCGATGGGCCGCTTCGAAGAGGCGCGGGCGATCAACGCCGAGGTGCTGCGCGCGCAGGCCGCCGCGCTAGGCAACGATCACCGGCACACCCTGATGACCGCCGGCGGACTGGCGGCGGCGCTGCGCGGGCTCGGGCGGTTCGAGGAGGCGCTGGCGCTGGATGAGCAGACTTATGCGCGGTTCGCTGAGAACTTCGGTGTGGACTTCCCGCAGGCGCTCTCCTCCGCGAACAACCTGGCTATCTCCTATCGGCTGGTCGGCGAGTTCTCCAAGGCGATGGAGATGGACCGGGAGGTCTTCGCCCGGCGCCGGGAGGTACTCGGGGCAGGGCATCCCTACACGCTGAGCTCCGCAGGGTCGCTGGCCCGAGACATGATCGACGCGGGACGGTTCACGGAGGCAGTGGAGCTGTTGCGCGCGACCTTGGACATGTATCGCGACGTACTAGGCGACGACTTCGCCGAGACCCTCCGTACCGCTAAGAGCTTGGCGGTGGCACTCCGCAAAAGCGGGCGGCTTGCCGAGGCTCAGGAGCTGACCCAGTCCACATACGAGCGATACCTCCAGCGATTCGGCCCGCGGCATCCCGACACGCGCGCCTGTGCGCTGAACCGCGCGGCGGACTTGGCGGCGCAGGACCGGGACGCGGAGGCGGTCACGATCAGCGCAGAATGCCTAGCTACGTATGAGGAGGAGCTAGGGGAACAGCATCCCTATACGCTCGCGGCAGTGAACAACCTGGCGGTCTATGAGCGGGCCGCCGGCGCCGTGACCCGTGCTCGAACACACGCTGAGCGCACACTGTCCGGCTTCGACGCCGCTCTAGGCGCATCCCACCCCTTCACACTCGCCGCAGCGGGCAACCTCGCGAACTGCCTAGCGGACGACGGCGAACTGGCTGCGGCTTCCTCGCTAGAGGATCGCGTCCTCACCGGCACACGGGACCGCCTAGGCGATGACCACGTCTACACACTCACAGCGGAGGCGAACCACGCCGCGACGCTGCGCGCGGCAGGCCGCAGCATGGAGGCCGAGGTCACCACGGCACGCTGCCTCGACCGGCTCGCCACGCTGTTGGGTGGGGAGCATCCCGTGTGCCTGCGGGTACGGGCCGGGGCGCGAATCGGGAGAGATCTGGAGGCCGCGGCGTACTAG
- a CDS encoding alpha/beta fold hydrolase: protein MIRTVRTPDGRRLAVCQRGDPDGAPVMLFHGTPGSRLGPVPRPMTLHASGIRLLTFDRPGFGESDRQPGRTVASVAADACSIADALGIDRFAVLGRSGGGPHALACAALLPERVTRAAAMVALAPRDAMGAEWFAGMTPGNVEAYTQAFANPEALRRVLDDRAARMRADPASLLANIDEGLEPTDRAVIGQANIRHELVAAYAAAVSRSADGWYDDALALAAPWGFDPADIRVPVYLWHGAEDRFSPVSHTRWLGERISRATVDLEPRASHFSALLRMPQVIVWSGARVSWDAAVALGGG, encoded by the coding sequence ATGATCCGCACAGTCCGCACCCCGGACGGCCGCCGCCTGGCCGTCTGCCAGCGCGGCGACCCTGATGGCGCCCCGGTGATGCTGTTCCACGGCACGCCCGGCAGCCGCCTGGGTCCAGTGCCCCGGCCGATGACGTTGCACGCGTCTGGTATCCGCCTTCTGACGTTTGACCGGCCGGGCTTCGGCGAGTCGGACCGGCAGCCGGGGCGTACTGTCGCCTCGGTCGCGGCGGATGCCTGTTCCATCGCCGATGCGCTGGGCATCGATCGCTTCGCGGTGCTCGGCCGCTCCGGTGGCGGTCCGCATGCACTGGCCTGCGCGGCCCTGCTCCCGGAGCGGGTGACGCGGGCGGCGGCGATGGTGGCGCTGGCGCCGCGCGATGCGATGGGTGCTGAGTGGTTCGCTGGTATGACGCCCGGGAATGTCGAGGCGTACACACAGGCCTTCGCGAATCCCGAAGCGCTGCGTCGGGTGCTGGATGACCGCGCGGCGCGCATGCGTGCCGATCCGGCGAGTTTGTTGGCGAACATTGATGAGGGCTTGGAGCCGACGGACCGCGCGGTGATCGGGCAGGCGAATATCCGCCACGAGCTTGTTGCCGCCTATGCCGCTGCGGTCTCGCGTTCGGCGGATGGCTGGTACGACGATGCGCTCGCGCTTGCGGCGCCTTGGGGCTTCGACCCTGCGGACATCCGCGTGCCGGTGTACTTGTGGCACGGTGCGGAGGACCGCTTCTCGCCGGTCAGCCACACCAGGTGGCTGGGCGAGCGGATCTCCCGCGCGACGGTCGATCTGGAGCCGCGCGCGTCGCATTTCAGCGCACTGTTGCGGATGCCCCAGGTGATCGTCTGGTCGGGAGCACGGGTGTCGTGGGATGCGGCGGTCGCACTGGGCGGCGGCTGA
- a CDS encoding TIR-like protein FxsC: protein MAVSSQVPQGAEHGSAPVFFLSYARHHRAPEDKSGTAEDPDRWTLRFFDDLTFEVAELTTLPRHARPGFMDRELRVGQEWPRRISEALAACRVFVPLYTPRYFTSLSCASEWYLFQARQSAHELTSGSRSEAIIPVLWLPMPDTELPAAAQALQFDHHTLGEAYARLGFLQLIRLARFKDEYQLAIHALAREVVRVALSSAPQASLPVDFTAVRSRFENAEGLFEAAGDLVRHVGGRTPLSLPGRRPLALPPGRPMAELLAGPSESSSPSPHDSADDAVTAYIRAVQGKLAEWFASRPHQIASADFDDFYFREVHPAAKAALLRHLTPHAPDGRSARPPRLRSLPTADRPPGGAPDVP from the coding sequence ATGGCTGTCTCGAGTCAGGTGCCGCAGGGCGCCGAGCACGGGTCGGCCCCGGTCTTCTTCCTCAGTTATGCCCGCCACCACCGCGCCCCAGAGGACAAGTCGGGAACGGCCGAGGATCCGGATCGCTGGACCCTGCGCTTCTTCGACGACCTGACCTTCGAGGTCGCGGAGTTGACCACGCTGCCCCGCCACGCGCGCCCCGGGTTCATGGACCGGGAGCTGCGGGTCGGGCAGGAATGGCCGCGCCGGATATCGGAGGCGCTGGCGGCCTGCCGGGTGTTCGTGCCGCTCTACACACCGCGCTACTTCACATCCCTGAGCTGCGCCAGCGAGTGGTACCTGTTCCAGGCGCGGCAGAGCGCGCACGAACTGACCTCCGGCAGCCGCTCCGAGGCGATCATCCCGGTGCTGTGGCTGCCGATGCCGGACACCGAGCTGCCGGCGGCCGCACAAGCTCTCCAGTTCGACCACCACACTCTCGGCGAGGCCTACGCGCGCCTGGGCTTCCTGCAGCTAATACGGCTGGCCCGCTTCAAGGACGAGTACCAGCTGGCGATCCATGCGCTGGCGAGGGAGGTCGTGCGGGTGGCGTTAAGCAGCGCGCCCCAGGCGTCCTTGCCAGTGGACTTCACGGCGGTGCGCAGCCGGTTCGAGAACGCGGAAGGCCTCTTCGAGGCGGCCGGGGACCTGGTACGCCACGTCGGTGGACGTACGCCGCTGTCCTTACCGGGGCGACGTCCACTCGCGCTTCCGCCGGGAAGACCCATGGCGGAACTCTTGGCAGGTCCGTCCGAGAGCAGCAGCCCAAGCCCGCACGACTCCGCAGACGACGCAGTGACCGCATACATCCGCGCCGTACAGGGGAAGCTCGCGGAGTGGTTCGCCAGCCGGCCGCACCAGATCGCGTCCGCAGACTTCGACGACTTCTACTTCCGAGAGGTGCACCCCGCCGCCAAGGCGGCGCTGTTACGCCATCTGACGCCCCACGCCCCGGACGGCCGCTCCGCGCGCCCGCCCCGCCTGCGCTCCCTACCCACCGCTGATCGACCGCCAGGAGGAGCGCCCGATGTCCCCTGA